One genomic segment of Aliidiomarina minuta includes these proteins:
- the argS gene encoding arginine--tRNA ligase codes for MKQQIEVLLQAAIEKLKQQGTLPAEVSPRIQLDRPRDKSHGDFATNLALMLAKPAKQNPRQLAEAIVAALPANDVLAATDIAGPGFINFSMNTAQLVNQLEQAWLDPQLNVGNTGAAQTIVIDYSSPNLAKEMHVGHLRSTIIGDAVARTLELQGHKVIRQNHVGDWGTQFGMLLAHMEDVKSESGDAELLLSDLETFYKAAKKRFDAEPEFANRARSLVVKLQSGDQYCAGLWQQFIDISLAHCQEVYDRLGVKLTRDDVMAESAYNGELHDIVKVLTEQGLLVEDQGAKCVFLDEFKGKEDEPLPIIVQKKDGGFLYATTDLAAVRYRAEKLKADRAIYVVDARQALHFNQIFTLARKANLAPVEMQLEHMGFGMVMGKDGRPFKSRDGGVTKLADLLTEAERRAQALIAEKGSEMTTEEQAHIASVVGIASVKYADLSKNRTSDYVFDWDSMISFEGNTAPYLLYAFTRVNSIFQKAGLQQQDVDGTFELISAQDTALANKLAQFPEIIATVGAKGMPHFLCGYLFELAGAFSSFYEACPILSAEQESVRNSRLKLAALTARTLEQGLNLLGIPTLQRM; via the coding sequence ATGAAACAGCAAATTGAAGTACTTTTGCAGGCTGCTATTGAGAAGTTAAAGCAGCAGGGCACTTTGCCTGCTGAGGTAAGCCCGCGTATTCAGCTGGATCGCCCGCGTGATAAAAGCCACGGTGACTTTGCCACTAATCTGGCACTGATGCTGGCAAAACCAGCTAAACAGAATCCACGGCAACTGGCTGAGGCCATAGTAGCTGCGTTACCTGCTAATGATGTGCTGGCAGCAACTGATATTGCTGGCCCAGGATTTATTAACTTCAGTATGAATACCGCCCAGCTGGTTAATCAGCTGGAACAGGCGTGGCTGGATCCCCAGCTTAACGTGGGCAATACGGGCGCCGCGCAGACTATAGTTATCGACTATTCGTCGCCGAACCTGGCCAAAGAAATGCACGTCGGTCACTTGCGCTCGACCATTATTGGCGATGCGGTAGCCCGGACCCTGGAACTGCAAGGGCACAAAGTGATTCGTCAGAACCATGTGGGTGACTGGGGAACTCAGTTTGGTATGTTGCTGGCGCATATGGAAGATGTAAAAAGCGAGTCTGGCGATGCTGAATTGTTATTGTCGGATTTGGAAACTTTTTACAAAGCGGCGAAGAAGCGTTTTGACGCTGAACCTGAGTTTGCTAATCGCGCACGCTCCCTGGTGGTGAAACTGCAATCGGGTGATCAGTATTGTGCCGGGTTATGGCAACAGTTTATCGATATCTCGCTGGCGCACTGTCAGGAAGTGTATGACCGTTTAGGTGTTAAGCTGACTCGCGATGATGTCATGGCAGAAAGTGCTTACAATGGCGAACTGCACGATATCGTGAAGGTACTCACTGAACAGGGTTTGCTGGTTGAAGATCAGGGCGCAAAATGCGTATTTCTGGACGAATTTAAAGGTAAAGAAGATGAACCTTTGCCTATTATTGTGCAGAAAAAAGATGGTGGTTTTCTGTATGCCACTACTGATTTAGCAGCGGTTCGTTATCGAGCGGAAAAGTTAAAGGCTGATCGCGCCATTTATGTGGTCGATGCCCGTCAGGCTTTACATTTTAACCAGATTTTCACCCTTGCCCGTAAGGCAAACCTGGCACCAGTTGAGATGCAGCTGGAACATATGGGTTTTGGCATGGTGATGGGCAAAGATGGGCGGCCTTTTAAAAGCCGTGACGGCGGTGTGACAAAACTGGCTGACTTACTGACCGAGGCGGAACGTCGCGCCCAGGCGCTGATTGCTGAAAAAGGCAGTGAGATGACTACTGAAGAGCAGGCTCACATCGCCAGTGTGGTTGGCATTGCTTCAGTAAAATATGCGGATCTGTCGAAAAACCGCACCAGTGATTACGTATTCGACTGGGACAGTATGATAAGTTTTGAAGGCAATACCGCGCCGTATCTGCTTTACGCATTCACCCGTGTGAACAGCATATTTCAAAAAGCGGGGTTGCAGCAGCAGGACGTTGACGGCACTTTTGAGCTGATTAGCGCACAGGACACAGCGCTGGCTAATAAGCTGGCACAGTTCCCAGAAATTATTGCTACGGTCGGCGCTAAAGGCATGCCGCACTTTCTTTGTGGTTATCTGTTTGAACTGGCCGGAGCTTTCTCCTCATTTTATGAAGCCTGCCCTATTCTCAGCGCGGAACAGGAGTCTGTGCGCAATAGCCGCCTGAAACTGGCGGCTTTGACCGCACGCACCCTTGAACAGGGCTTAAATTTATTAGGTATTCCAACATTGCAACGGATGTAA
- the hslU gene encoding ATP-dependent protease ATPase subunit HslU — MSNMTPREIVHELNSHIIGQDDAKRAVSVALRNRWRRMQLDEEMRQEVTPKNILMIGPTGVGKTEIARRLAKLANAPFIKIEATKFTEVGYVGKEIESIIRDLTDTAVKQVREQEMARVRHRAEDAAEDRILDALLPKARNATWGEEPENKPTEDDNNTRQTFRKKLREGKLDDKEIELDLAMPQMGVEIMAPPGMEEMTSQLQNMFQNMSGGKTKKRKLKIKDAFKQLVEEEAAKMLNPEELKEKAVHSVEQNGIVFLDEIDKICKRGESSGPDVSREGVQRDLLPLVEGTTVNTKHGMVKTDHILFIASGAFQMSKPSDLIPELQGRLPIRVELKALTSDDFVRILTEPSASLTAQYVALMDTEGVYVSFTKDGIQRIAEVAWQVNEKTENIGARRLHTVLERLTEEVSFNASEMTGESLVIDEAYVNKHLDALVDNEDLSRFIL; from the coding sequence ATGTCAAACATGACCCCCCGTGAAATAGTTCACGAGTTAAACAGCCACATCATCGGTCAGGATGATGCCAAGCGTGCCGTTTCCGTTGCTTTGCGTAATCGTTGGCGCCGGATGCAGCTTGACGAAGAAATGCGTCAGGAAGTGACACCCAAGAATATTCTGATGATAGGCCCGACGGGCGTGGGTAAAACAGAAATCGCGCGACGTTTGGCTAAATTGGCGAATGCGCCTTTTATTAAAATCGAAGCGACTAAATTTACCGAAGTAGGCTACGTCGGTAAAGAAATTGAATCGATCATACGTGACTTAACGGATACCGCGGTTAAGCAGGTGCGGGAGCAGGAAATGGCGCGTGTACGTCATCGTGCTGAGGATGCTGCGGAAGACCGTATTCTGGACGCACTACTGCCAAAAGCGCGTAATGCGACCTGGGGCGAAGAGCCGGAAAATAAACCGACGGAAGACGACAACAATACGCGTCAGACTTTCCGCAAGAAACTGCGTGAAGGCAAACTGGACGATAAAGAAATCGAACTGGATCTGGCCATGCCGCAAATGGGTGTTGAAATCATGGCCCCTCCGGGCATGGAAGAGATGACCTCCCAGCTACAGAATATGTTCCAGAATATGTCTGGTGGAAAAACCAAAAAACGTAAGCTGAAAATTAAAGACGCGTTCAAACAGCTGGTGGAAGAAGAAGCCGCCAAAATGCTTAACCCTGAAGAACTGAAAGAAAAAGCAGTGCACTCAGTAGAGCAGAACGGCATCGTGTTTCTGGACGAAATCGATAAAATCTGTAAGCGCGGCGAAAGCAGTGGCCCGGATGTTTCGCGCGAAGGCGTGCAACGGGACTTATTGCCGTTAGTTGAAGGCACCACGGTGAACACCAAGCACGGCATGGTCAAAACGGACCATATTCTGTTTATTGCGTCTGGCGCTTTTCAGATGTCAAAACCTTCGGATTTGATTCCTGAACTGCAGGGACGGTTACCCATCCGGGTTGAGTTGAAAGCCCTGACCAGTGACGACTTTGTGCGCATTCTGACGGAGCCCAGTGCTTCACTGACCGCGCAGTACGTAGCCCTGATGGATACTGAAGGCGTATATGTCAGCTTCACCAAAGACGGCATTCAGCGTATTGCGGAAGTGGCCTGGCAGGTCAATGAAAAGACTGAAAACATCGGCGCCCGTCGTTTGCATACCGTGCTGGAACGTTTAACCGAAGAGGTTTCTTTTAATGCCAGCGAAATGACCGGCGAAAGCCTGGTTATTGATGAAGCTTACGTGAATAAGCACCTCGATGCCCTGGTGGACAACGAGGATTTAAGCCGCTTTATTCTCTGA
- a CDS encoding putative bifunctional diguanylate cyclase/phosphodiesterase, whose protein sequence is MLSENAAIAGANYVAQTLLLVGFGLMMLHYFRVYKRPYLRYWSYAAFCYALSACFGLLRVSGFSTEGLVITFTTLHLSFLYLSLSLLIIGTADVVRDRAPSIWSRRLMYIFSFSLGGIALLPLLSSGILSELLPFFRDTLTLLISGVVSLAVGILILSHAPASMGPRLIAVAFMLLGSKNIILVQFSLFSANLSLSPALWVIQGFFNILFIAMAAVGIIIWLLDSERHRSLMAVQKAEYLNTHDSLTGIENREELMSKMPVFIDSSRATGRHLTLFMIGINRFKAINDTLGIRGGDRALIEVSQRLQTLPVKPLAVARISGDVFVLLFDHLKRRSLIEDLGNVIQKWIQMPMHIDSKDVNLTSSIGVARYPQHGPHSESLLNKATIALANAKRSENPSMMFYLRGMDQNYIRLVDLEPELKTALSKDQFIIHVQPLYQSNIRQLCGFEALIRWQHPERGLLPPSEFLPFIEELGLASELDDWVLEHCARFIAEWRATGNEVLPVAVNLSARHFQQPELVEKLKSLFSRYKLKYSDIELEITENVAMTDVQAGLNVLQKLQEMGIKVSIDDFGTGYSSLAYLRRLPVSKIKIDRSFISELLRDGVDNSSNNSIVSALIHLSHNLKKGVVAEGVETEEQFSLLAAMDCDQVQGFHLSPPVSLTAALELLQQHWKSWKASPVKLAPSPS, encoded by the coding sequence ATGCTGTCAGAGAATGCTGCGATTGCAGGTGCAAATTATGTTGCCCAAACCTTACTGCTCGTTGGGTTTGGCCTGATGATGCTGCACTATTTCAGAGTCTATAAGCGCCCTTACCTTCGCTATTGGTCGTATGCGGCTTTTTGTTACGCCTTAAGTGCCTGCTTTGGTCTTCTTCGTGTCAGCGGGTTCAGCACTGAAGGCCTGGTGATCACTTTCACTACGCTGCATTTAAGCTTCCTCTATCTGTCCCTGAGCCTGCTTATTATCGGCACTGCAGATGTAGTGCGGGACCGCGCACCATCGATTTGGTCACGCCGCCTGATGTATATATTCAGCTTTTCACTCGGGGGCATCGCTTTGTTACCACTACTGAGTAGTGGCATCCTGAGTGAACTCCTGCCTTTTTTCCGCGATACCCTCACGCTACTGATCAGCGGAGTAGTTTCTCTTGCCGTGGGTATATTGATACTAAGCCATGCCCCTGCTTCAATGGGGCCACGGCTGATTGCGGTTGCTTTTATGCTACTTGGCAGTAAAAATATTATCCTGGTCCAGTTCAGTCTATTTAGTGCCAATTTGTCGCTTAGTCCTGCGCTTTGGGTGATACAGGGGTTCTTCAATATCCTCTTTATTGCCATGGCAGCCGTTGGCATTATCATCTGGCTGCTGGACTCGGAACGCCACCGCTCCTTAATGGCCGTGCAAAAAGCGGAATACCTGAACACTCATGACTCGTTAACCGGTATTGAAAACCGTGAAGAGTTAATGAGCAAAATGCCGGTATTTATAGATTCAAGCCGCGCGACGGGTCGGCACCTGACGCTTTTCATGATCGGCATTAACCGCTTTAAAGCGATTAATGACACGCTCGGTATTCGCGGGGGCGACCGCGCACTCATTGAAGTCAGTCAACGTTTGCAAACCTTACCGGTGAAGCCCCTGGCGGTAGCCCGTATAAGCGGTGATGTCTTTGTTTTGCTATTTGACCACCTGAAGCGTCGCTCGTTGATTGAAGATTTGGGCAATGTGATTCAAAAGTGGATTCAAATGCCCATGCATATCGATAGTAAAGACGTTAATCTCACGTCTAGTATCGGCGTAGCGCGATATCCTCAGCACGGTCCTCATAGCGAGTCCTTACTGAACAAAGCAACTATAGCGCTGGCCAATGCAAAGCGTAGTGAAAATCCGTCGATGATGTTTTATCTGCGCGGTATGGACCAGAATTATATCCGTTTGGTGGATTTGGAACCGGAATTAAAAACGGCGCTGAGCAAAGATCAGTTCATTATTCACGTGCAGCCGCTGTATCAGTCCAACATCCGTCAGCTTTGCGGCTTTGAGGCACTGATACGCTGGCAACACCCGGAACGCGGCCTGCTTCCGCCCAGCGAGTTTCTGCCTTTCATTGAAGAACTGGGGCTGGCCAGCGAACTGGATGACTGGGTACTCGAACATTGCGCCCGTTTCATTGCTGAGTGGCGTGCAACTGGCAATGAAGTATTACCGGTTGCAGTTAACCTCTCGGCTCGCCACTTTCAACAACCAGAACTGGTAGAGAAACTAAAGTCTTTATTCAGCCGTTATAAACTTAAATACAGCGATATTGAGCTCGAAATCACCGAAAACGTAGCAATGACTGATGTTCAGGCTGGACTTAATGTTTTGCAAAAGTTGCAGGAGATGGGTATTAAGGTCTCTATTGACGATTTTGGTACCGGTTATTCTTCACTCGCTTATTTGCGCCGGTTGCCGGTCAGTAAAATAAAAATAGATCGTAGCTTTATTAGTGAGTTGCTTCGCGATGGTGTCGATAACTCAAGCAACAACAGCATAGTGAGCGCATTAATTCACCTGAGTCATAACCTGAAAAAAGGCGTAGTTGCAGAAGGTGTGGAAACCGAAGAACAGTTCAGCCTGTTGGCTGCCATGGACTGTGATCAGGTGCAGGGCTTTCACCTCAGTCCGCCGGTCAGTCTCACTGCAGCCCTGGAACTGCTGCAGCAACACTGGAAAAGCTGGAAAGCCAGCCCGGTAAAGCTGGCTCCCTCGCCTTCCTGA
- the hutI gene encoding imidazolonepropionase, with the protein MSLTLVRNINVATMTNPELGIILNAAVVLDDDKIAWVGSVNDLPATYQQIETRIDGEGGLLTPGLIDCHTHLVWAGSRANEFSQRLHGASYEDIAKQGGGIISTVKATRAASEDELYELARERACTLITQGVTQIEIKSGYGLDMQTELKQLRVARRLEQTLPVSIRTTFLAAHALPPEYKGRADDYIDFVCDQVLPAAHAENLVDAVDVFCERIGFSREQTERVFSKAKQLGLPVKLHAEQLSDQDGAALVADYQGLSADHLEYLSDSGIQRMKEAGTVAVLLPGAFYFLRETKLPPIESLRRAGVPIAIATDANPGSSPIHNLPLMLNMACTLFRLTPEEALAGVTSHAATALGSAQQGTIEVGKQADLALWKVRAPAELCYQFGVNPLQKLWQAGTEVTPEQLFI; encoded by the coding sequence ATGTCACTTACTCTAGTTCGCAACATTAACGTTGCTACTATGACCAACCCCGAACTTGGCATTATTCTGAATGCCGCTGTAGTGCTGGATGATGACAAAATTGCCTGGGTTGGCTCTGTTAATGATCTGCCAGCAACCTATCAGCAAATCGAGACCCGCATTGATGGCGAGGGGGGCTTACTGACTCCGGGACTGATCGACTGTCACACTCATCTGGTCTGGGCTGGCAGTCGTGCCAACGAGTTTAGCCAGCGCCTGCACGGCGCCAGTTACGAAGACATTGCAAAACAGGGTGGGGGCATTATTTCTACAGTTAAAGCAACGCGCGCGGCCAGTGAGGACGAGCTTTATGAACTGGCCCGTGAACGGGCCTGTACCCTGATTACCCAGGGCGTTACCCAGATTGAAATAAAATCGGGTTATGGCCTGGATATGCAGACAGAATTGAAACAACTAAGGGTCGCTCGTCGCCTGGAGCAAACATTGCCAGTCAGTATAAGAACCACTTTTCTGGCGGCCCATGCACTACCACCTGAGTATAAAGGCAGAGCCGATGACTACATTGATTTTGTCTGCGATCAGGTATTGCCCGCAGCCCATGCAGAAAACCTGGTCGATGCGGTGGATGTATTCTGTGAACGCATTGGTTTTAGCCGCGAACAGACCGAACGGGTATTTAGCAAAGCGAAGCAACTGGGATTGCCCGTCAAGTTACATGCAGAGCAGCTTAGTGATCAGGATGGCGCAGCGTTAGTTGCTGATTATCAGGGGTTGTCTGCGGACCATCTGGAGTACTTATCTGACTCCGGCATTCAGCGCATGAAAGAAGCAGGAACTGTCGCAGTGCTCTTGCCTGGCGCATTTTACTTTCTTCGGGAAACAAAGCTGCCACCTATTGAAAGCCTGCGTCGCGCTGGTGTACCTATTGCCATTGCCACTGATGCGAACCCGGGATCTTCTCCCATTCACAATTTGCCATTAATGCTGAATATGGCCTGCACACTGTTTCGCTTAACTCCGGAAGAAGCACTGGCAGGGGTTACCAGTCACGCCGCAACCGCTCTAGGCAGCGCTCAGCAAGGTACCATTGAAGTAGGTAAGCAGGCAGATCTGGCGTTATGGAAAGTCCGTGCACCAGCTGAGTTGTGTTATCAGTTTGGGGTAAATCCTTTACAAAAATTATGGCAGGCTGGCACTGAAGTGACCCCAGAACAGCTATTTATCTAG
- the rraA gene encoding ribonuclease E activity regulator RraA, producing the protein MEYNTSELCDLYADSVDVVEPMFVNYGGRSSFGGQIVTIKCHEDKGLIEATLQDAGAGKVLLVDGGGSLRRALIDIAIAELAVENEWEGIICYGCVRDVDALEDLDLGIQAVASLPVGAPSASTGEVDIPVNFGGVTFLPEDHIYADATGVILSPEPLDID; encoded by the coding sequence ATGGAATACAACACCTCGGAACTTTGTGATTTGTACGCGGACTCGGTAGACGTAGTAGAACCTATGTTTGTTAATTATGGCGGACGCTCGTCTTTTGGTGGTCAGATTGTAACCATCAAGTGTCACGAAGATAAAGGTCTGATTGAAGCGACCCTGCAGGACGCTGGCGCAGGTAAAGTGCTGCTGGTTGACGGTGGTGGCTCGTTACGTCGTGCGTTGATTGACATCGCTATTGCTGAATTAGCAGTGGAAAATGAATGGGAAGGCATTATTTGTTATGGCTGTGTACGCGATGTAGACGCGCTGGAAGATCTTGATCTGGGTATTCAGGCAGTTGCTTCGTTACCCGTGGGCGCTCCTTCAGCCAGCACTGGCGAAGTCGATATCCCGGTGAATTTCGGTGGCGTAACATTTTTACCCGAAGATCATATTTACGCTGATGCAACGGGCGTCATTCTTTCGCCGGAACCTCTGGATATCGATTAA
- a CDS encoding formimidoylglutamase: protein MTSAGSFPQYLRLANPQPLVKTREQETKIGQAIHCLPDAQNFLQSLKQLHEQGRRVALLGVPESIGPRGNLGNGGAELGWQAFLQNFLNLQATPAMPIDELLLVGDIDCEDLMHEAQDLTAQDAQDLNRLRELCGHIDQRVMQVLSPLFAAGFEVILIGGGHNNAYPLLTSLYEESGQRCGAVNLDPHADFRPREGRHSGNGFSYAYVEGALAHYHVMSLHEGKNSATSLRQMSEAGFRYHSIHRLYDMLFTEAMEDVAARAMAWQAPLGIEVDVDAIQQAPASALNFAGVTIPQAYRFVSQLAELPEVRYLHLAEAAPERHPAGKDAGMMAAGQLLCELTLAYLFARERRPAAR from the coding sequence ATGACTTCGGCAGGCAGCTTTCCGCAATACCTGCGGCTTGCTAATCCGCAGCCGCTGGTAAAAACCCGCGAACAGGAAACTAAAATCGGCCAGGCAATTCACTGCCTGCCCGATGCCCAGAACTTCCTGCAAAGTCTGAAACAACTGCACGAACAGGGCCGTCGAGTGGCCCTGCTAGGCGTTCCTGAATCCATTGGACCGCGTGGTAACCTGGGTAATGGTGGAGCTGAGCTGGGCTGGCAGGCTTTTTTGCAAAACTTTCTGAATCTGCAAGCAACACCAGCAATGCCCATTGACGAGCTATTGCTGGTCGGCGATATCGACTGCGAAGACCTAATGCACGAAGCGCAGGATTTGACTGCCCAGGACGCTCAGGATCTGAATCGGTTGCGTGAGCTTTGCGGACACATCGATCAGCGGGTTATGCAAGTTCTGAGTCCTCTATTTGCGGCAGGCTTCGAAGTTATTCTGATTGGTGGTGGGCATAATAATGCCTATCCATTATTAACTTCTCTTTATGAAGAAAGCGGGCAGCGCTGCGGTGCGGTGAATCTGGACCCGCATGCTGATTTTCGTCCCCGAGAAGGCCGTCATAGCGGCAATGGCTTCAGCTATGCTTACGTAGAAGGCGCGCTGGCTCATTATCATGTGATGTCGCTGCATGAAGGCAAGAACTCGGCTACGAGCCTTCGGCAAATGAGTGAAGCAGGGTTTCGCTATCACAGTATTCATCGTTTATACGACATGTTGTTTACGGAAGCTATGGAAGATGTGGCGGCCAGAGCTATGGCATGGCAGGCGCCACTGGGCATTGAGGTTGACGTTGATGCTATTCAGCAGGCTCCGGCCAGTGCGTTAAACTTTGCCGGGGTCACTATTCCTCAGGCGTATCGGTTTGTTTCTCAGTTGGCGGAATTACCTGAGGTGCGCTATCTGCATCTGGCAGAAGCTGCTCCCGAACGCCATCCGGCGGGTAAAGACGCGGGCATGATGGCTGCAGGGCAGTTGCTGTGTGAACTGACTCTGGCTTACTTATTTGCCCGCGAACGGCGACCGGCAGCTAGATAA
- a CDS encoding SPOR domain-containing protein, with protein sequence MSVDYADKGKPNKRKPTKKNRNSNKRTTSGARRNKPGQSKLPIVVLIVGGLLLVAFVVFLWLLKNNATDSESGGEPVVTPQAQFEDELPQAPEERWQYIHDLENREVEVIVPERAETQRRLMQCGSFRRQSDAETLRAQIAMLGHESQVRQTQSSEHGVWYRVILGPFENLRAAQSVNNQLRRGNVQGCQIWLWNLD encoded by the coding sequence GTGTCAGTCGATTACGCCGATAAAGGCAAACCGAATAAGCGCAAGCCGACGAAGAAGAACCGCAACAGCAACAAGCGGACAACTTCCGGTGCCCGCCGTAATAAACCTGGGCAAAGTAAACTGCCGATAGTAGTGCTGATAGTCGGCGGCCTGTTGCTGGTAGCTTTTGTGGTTTTTTTATGGTTATTAAAAAACAATGCAACAGATTCTGAATCCGGCGGTGAGCCAGTAGTAACACCTCAGGCTCAGTTCGAAGACGAATTACCGCAAGCACCGGAAGAACGCTGGCAGTATATTCACGATCTGGAAAACCGCGAGGTTGAAGTGATAGTTCCGGAACGTGCTGAGACACAGCGGCGCCTGATGCAGTGCGGTTCTTTCCGCCGCCAGTCGGATGCCGAAACGTTGCGCGCACAGATTGCAATGCTGGGGCATGAGTCCCAGGTGCGACAAACACAAAGTAGCGAGCATGGCGTTTGGTACCGGGTGATTTTAGGACCATTTGAAAATCTACGCGCCGCACAAAGCGTAAATAATCAACTGCGACGCGGCAACGTGCAAGGCTGTCAGATTTGGTTATGGAACCTCGATTAA
- the hslV gene encoding ATP-dependent protease subunit HslV — MTTIVSVRRGDKVAIGGDGQVSLGNTVMKGNAKKVRRLYHEQVLAGFAGGTADAFTLFERFEAKLEMYQGHLTRAAVELAKEWRTDRALRKLEALLAVADKTTSLIITGNGDVVQPEDDLIAIGSGGPFAQASARALLENTELGAPEIVEKSLSIAGDICVYTNAFHTIEVLDAEQAQDK; from the coding sequence ATGACTACGATAGTCTCAGTTCGACGCGGCGATAAAGTCGCCATAGGTGGTGATGGTCAGGTTTCCCTGGGCAACACTGTGATGAAAGGCAACGCCAAAAAAGTAAGACGACTTTATCACGAGCAGGTACTTGCGGGTTTTGCTGGTGGTACCGCTGATGCGTTTACCCTTTTTGAGCGTTTTGAAGCTAAACTTGAAATGTATCAGGGGCACCTGACCCGAGCGGCTGTCGAGCTGGCCAAAGAATGGCGCACCGACCGCGCACTGCGCAAGCTGGAAGCTTTGTTGGCCGTCGCTGATAAAACCACATCATTAATTATTACCGGTAACGGCGATGTGGTGCAGCCGGAAGACGATTTGATCGCTATTGGTTCAGGCGGGCCTTTTGCGCAGGCCTCGGCCCGTGCTCTGTTGGAAAATACCGAACTGGGTGCACCTGAGATCGTTGAAAAAAGCCTCAGCATAGCGGGCGACATCTGTGTGTATACCAACGCCTTCCACACTATTGAAGTACTTGATGCTGAGCAGGCTCAGGACAAGTAA
- the hutC gene encoding histidine utilization repressor, which translates to MKYDHIKQCIYRKIESGEWPERHPVSSENALATEFSVSRMTARRALQELAEEGLVVRTRGAGTFVAPLKSQSAVLAIRNIADEIALRRHHHHAEVQLMEAMVAEPSLATALQLPQGAEVFRSVITHFENGQSVQVEDRYVNPLLVPDYLKQDFTEHTPHEYLCEVTPLTEASHQIEAVMPTPQQQHWLHLEQPEPCLQVQRRTWSREGVVSQALLTHPGSRFRLGGHMTFKKSRIQEQ; encoded by the coding sequence ATGAAATATGATCATATAAAACAATGTATATACCGCAAAATCGAATCTGGCGAGTGGCCGGAGCGTCATCCGGTCAGTTCGGAAAATGCGTTGGCAACCGAGTTCTCGGTGAGCCGCATGACCGCGCGTCGGGCGTTGCAGGAACTGGCAGAAGAAGGCCTTGTGGTAAGAACACGGGGAGCCGGTACTTTCGTGGCCCCTTTGAAATCGCAATCTGCAGTGCTTGCCATTCGTAATATAGCCGATGAGATAGCACTTCGCCGTCATCACCACCATGCCGAAGTTCAGTTGATGGAAGCGATGGTGGCGGAGCCTTCTTTGGCCACGGCGCTGCAGCTGCCGCAAGGCGCTGAAGTCTTTCGTTCTGTAATTACCCATTTTGAAAATGGGCAGTCAGTGCAGGTTGAAGACAGATATGTGAATCCTTTGCTGGTGCCAGATTATTTAAAACAGGACTTTACTGAGCATACTCCGCATGAGTATTTATGCGAAGTGACCCCTCTGACTGAAGCCAGTCATCAAATTGAAGCCGTTATGCCGACCCCTCAACAGCAGCATTGGTTGCATTTAGAGCAGCCCGAACCCTGCCTGCAGGTGCAACGACGCACCTGGAGCCGCGAGGGTGTGGTGAGTCAGGCGTTGCTGACCCACCCCGGTTCGCGTTTTCGCCTGGGTGGGCATATGACTTTCAAAAAAAGCAGAATTCAGGAGCAATAA